aaagtatggtATAAACTTCTCATAAAGACTCTaaagcagggctattcaattagatccatttgagggccggattatcgaactggaaatttgaagcgggccaatgtcacagttctgtctgtcttgtcattggtttttcccatttgtcttccccccgttgatctgtcatttggtttagccctcgtcaccgtcatctgtaacacctgtgttttattatcagtcatccatgtcacctgtgtatcttgattagtttgtctttaagagtctgtctttgagttcagtgtatggtcggtccttaacgttttgatgtgtgtgaaagctcttcgtgttcctgccttgttcctcttggagaattatattaaatatattgtatttgtgaatatcgcctcgtctagtcctgcatacacccctgacagaaggaccgaccgaaacagttccccagcgtgtttcccctgctttatttttcgtttcagtgtttatttgtttcagtgtttatcagtgtttattttttggtttttatcatggaccctgctgtgagcatcattctcctggagcagggggatcgctctctcgaggactacaccagagacttcatccacctcgtgccttacacgcactacccggactacTGCCTCTGTACCTTTTTCCGTAAGGGACTTAACCACACCATCAAGAGGCAGTTGTCCGGggaaggtcctcgagagagcatcgctgatttcatcgtgtgggtgctggtgtccagcagatcttcgtcaaacgcggaggatgacaccagccccacacctgacccagaacccagcccaacatcaccccgacaagcggagttgcagcccgagcccaccgacgatggagagccagagccgagagcgacagagccagagctggacccatcggaccaggtgcgagagccgactgcaacatccgtgacggtggagtatgacgtggagctagagagggctacagagagccctgcccactgcaccaccgctgagggtgagcttggatctatttctggggatttaatagacttcttctcggatcttgcccaagataactctggtaacttaattgactttgatatggaaatatccgtctgtcctgtctgcccggaattcccacccacccaccctctgtcatctgatgccatgtttgtctggccgccgctgtcccctgacagcccctcagctcaccctcagcccaccacctgtgcagtgggctcgccgcgggtctgccagcttccatcggcgtctcggctggaggatccctcagctccgcctccagcctccgagtcctggactccgcctcggcccttcgaccccgcggttccaccacggctctcgacgccctcctctacaccgtcacccgtcgatccaccagctccaccgggctccatcgtctttccggctccgccctggtcagtcgtcaccccatcggctcctcaggactctgctcctccggctgtgcctcgtcgcgccgtcccactggctccttgggactcctccttcctgcgggcacagcctccatcctctgtcgctctggctccgccgcggatctccgggactccgcctccgcctcgggcgccagagcctgttccaccttggccctccggatcctcggcgtcaccccggatcatcggctctccgtctccgcctcgggctcctcctccatctgctccgcctctgtcggtcggccccatggagtcggcggtcctccctccaccatggctcctccctccgtcggctccaccgtgggccgtcatcatggctgtggtctgggtcctgtggatttcctcctgcttcaggtccctcctgtgtcttccctggctcctccctccgtcgtcgcccccatggactgtcttctgtgttacctggacttttgttctggtcctcctccgggggttgcgtcctccgccggagccccctccctcattgactttggtttcctggttttccgcccctctcgttttttcgttttttccacggcgcgaggacgcgcctttccggaggggggcgtaatgtcacagttctgtctgtcttgtcattggtttttcccatttgtcttccccccgttgatctgtcatttggtttagccctcgtcaccgtcatctgtaacacctgtgttttattatcagtcatccatgtcacctgtgtatcttgattagtttgtctttaagagtctgtctttgagttcagtgtatggtcggtccttaacgttttgatgtgtgtgaaagctcttcgtgttcctgccttgttcctcttggagaattatattaaatatattgtatttgtgaatatcgtctatcgtctcgtctagtccTGCATACACCCCTGACAgccaaggggatgggggccgtcccgatctttttctagggggcctatacaattacattgaaatgcatattcactaaaatgaactaatattaccaacaccaacatctataaaaggttaaggtgctgtctgtcaatcaataaaaaaaataaaaaaaatcacacattttttttaattaatcatgaataatcgcatatttatatatttatactgttataatttcacaatgaacctccaaattaaggtagaaacaacaaagtatttttaaatatgtgtttaatagcatctttttaccaagtagcctattattaatgaagtattgatatcaatattgctactggtgtctctattaaatgaattttctctcagttttacatattaattatgtccattcaacattacagtagaattgaaagcccaacatttaataggctctgaaatatataacagcttttaatttaggtgattttaaaacaatctttacataaactataaattgtatatgcataaaatatacagattattattgccatatactggttataatcgtcattttatgtttttaattttacattagtgtttgtttaccacaaagtatattttgtccatcaaaataacattcaaattggatcataagagctttaaagtgcttaaaatggttttgcaaaaatgcttgaaagtcattgaaaagtgcttgaatttctctctcaaaaggttgtacaaaccctgaaattaatactgtaataacattcgactttgcttaagttggtgtgacttctggttgtttgacctacatcagcgctgttaataacagaattctgagcagaatttgaatgattcttactgatctttcagcaaccttaattcTTTCTGGACGaaatcaaacacttttcactggatctcgcagcactgtgcagtaacagtgtcgcgaaatcaactttggttcccgaggctgttctgagcttggacaagtgtttttgcgttgcggtccgagctgataaacggtccgcgctgcgcagctcaaacgtggcgcgctttggtttctctttcgctttgtttgccgtttaatgtttctcatatgaaacagaaatagcagcgcgtatgagttgaataacgcggtggtcgcgccattgcgaccgctcacaaaatttagtcgcaccggcagaaaaaatgcgaccatttggtcgcagtctggagccctacaagcgcttgtcaaatctgccgtctattgatgttgcgatctccggtagattgttgttgttcttggctctctagcttttcttttttggctggcccgccgtctagtggacaaactaattagtgcaaaaaccattcaagccacctgctgctccctcgggccggacgaagatgattggcgggccgcattgggcccgcgggccgccaattgaatagccctgctctAAAgcatcatatcaacttgtggaaaatgggcatccgatgacccctttgaaACATTTTCAAGCTAATTTAGAATATTGGTGACCAAAAAGTTGATAATAGACTTTGCCTTTTAATGTATTCTTTTTCCATCCTATGGAAGTCAATACCTACCGTGAACTgataccaacattcttcaaaatatcatctttccTCAATGAGGTTTTCTCTTAACATTATGAAAAAGAATATCAAAAGTTCCATAAACGTTATTTTAAGAACATTTTGGTATAACGTGTGTGTACAATGTGTGCGTAATTACTAGGCACATTGATATTCtggtcatttttttttccaagcacattttaccaattacaaaccacatcaatcttaataactactattaattttgtatttaatcatttatacgTGATATATATTTCTCCATGAAAgttggaagtgaaaaactccttatattcaggtgtgatgtgtcataattattaggcacatttattttacagataaaatgagccaaaaaagagatttaactcagactgaaaagtcaaaaaatgataaatgtccatgagaaggatgcaacactaatgcaatactagaatttgcaaagttaaggcatgaccactggACAGCAAAATGCTTGAGTCTGCaaaaaaaacaggtggagaagaaaagaTACGTTAACTGTTAAAGAAACATTAGGAAATAATACATCTCCAGCGCCACCATTTTCCTGAACTTCAACCTACCTGgggtctccagaagtgcaatgtgtcaggttcttaGAGACTTTACTTGGgtgaaaaatcctaaaaaattacCCTCACTTAGTAAGAATAACATGCTGAAGTTTTGTGAAATACATGAAGACTGTTTTCTATAGGCTTCATAGACAGATAATTTGACAGTGACTTCCGAAGAACCAGCATTACATCCTCTTGTTGCACTCTTTCTAGAGTTTACATCCAGAAAGTTCTGGGAGTTCAATCTATCCTGAAAACTCTATCTTGCAGAGATAGACTAAAATGAGCTCCCAAAACCTACTGCCAGATTCCGGAagataaattctttaaaaaagtgGTACAAAAGGGTGCCTGGTCCAACTTATCTGAttataaagcctataaaaaaacAGTCTTcctgtatttcacaacacttcagcatgttatttttattaattgagggtcatttttaggacttttcacccaaacaaactctctgagaacctgacacattgcacttctgaaGACTTTAGATAGGTTGAAGTTCTGGAAaatggtggcgctggagactaaatggttcctagTGGTTTCACACATGGTTCCTAACCTTAATTATTTTGTAGTTAACATGCATTTTTTCCATTCCACCAGTTTTTTCTGACCATGCTGAATCAACAAGCATTACACTGTCCAATGGTCAACTTTGCAAATTCTTATATTGCATTAGTATAGCATTATTCTCACTGGCATTTAATAACTTTTGACTTTTCAATCCGAGTTAAAGCtctttttttggctcattttatatgtaaaagaaatgtgcctaataattacgCTCACCTAAATATAAGGAACTGTTCACTTCTTGCCTTCATGGCCAATTATATATCATgcataaatgattaaatacaaaattaatagtagttaATAAGATTGACGTGGTTTgtaattggtaaaatgtgcttaaaAAAATAGCACCAGAATATCAACTTGTTACATACATCTCTATGGTCTTTTTTATCTAACAGGGTCACTTTAGGGAGATGCAGAGAACAATCCAGCAGAAAATCCAGAAGAAAGAGATGAAGCTTCAGGAACTGACAGAGTCTGTGGCATCTCATAAGGTGAGTTTGCAGAAGGAGAACAACTGCTGACTGTTAAAACAAGTCTGAGACTCTCTTCAAGTGCTGAAGAACTTTCTCAGTGATTGAAATTTGTGTCCTAACAGCGATCTGCCCAGGCAGCAGTGGAGAACAGTGAGAAGATCTTCACTGATCTCATTcgctccattgagagaagccgctctgagGTGACACAGCTGATCAAAGCTCAGGAAAGAGCTTCGGTGAGTCGAGCTCAAGAACAACTGGAGTGGCTGAATCAGGAGATCGCTGATCTGAGaaggaaaaagtctgaactgGAGCAGCTTTCAGGCACAGATGATCACATCCATTTGCTCCATGTAACAGAATCGAATTTAGGTCATGACAGTCATTCTCATGATTTTTGCCTTTTTGGGTAAAGTCTGTTTTTCATTTGTCGTTTGCCTGTGTAGAATTTccagtctttctctctctctggatCTTCCAAATTACCCAGAATCATCATCAGTTCTGCGGTCTCTTTTGATGAAGTCGGGAAATCTGTCTCTAAACTGAGAGACCAAATAAAGGACTATTGCAGAGAGGCAATAGACAACATATCTGGTACAGGTAAATGTTCAGATGTTCATCTATTCATTTTGATGTTCGTTTAGCATCACTGCTTTAGTATATATTTGAGAATGAAACATCTTTTGGTTTTCCTATAGTGCAACACATTCAGATAATTCTTGGCCCTGATTTTGAGACAAGAGAGGAATACTTGAGATGTAAGTTTAACTCTTAAAATCCTAATGGGAATTTCTGAAACCTTTTGTTCTTAAATACAGATCAAAagatttaatgtgttttttaagaAGCCTCTTCTActtaccaagcttgcatttatttgatccaaaatacagcaaaagcagtaatattgtgaaatatttttactatttaaaataagtgctttctatgtgaatatatcttaaaatgtaatttattcctttgatcaaatctgaattttcagcataatttttgtagtcttaagtgtcacatgaaccttcagaaatcattctaatttgctgcccaagaaacatttattattattattattattatttatacagtatagtatttttttaggattattaGATGACTGAGTATAATTTAGAGTTTAGATTTtcgaaatgaatacttttatttagcaaggatgctttaaattgatcaaaagtgatgataaagacatttataatgttaagatttctatttcagaaaaatgctgttcttctaaacgttCTATTCATGACAAATATCCACTCAGCCGTTTGGAAAACAATAATAGcaagaaatattttttgagcagcaaatcagaatattagaatgatttctgaaggatcatgtgactggagtaatgatgctaaaaattcagctttgaaatcacaggaataaattacattttaaaatatattcaaatagaaactattttaaatagtaaaaatatttcaaaattgcactgtttttgTAATTTGgatcaggcttggtgagcagagaagacttctttaaaaacattacagaaaacttttgactggtacctaataaaaaaatgttctgaGAAAGATTATCTTATATTTTTTAGATTTCCATCAGTTCACCCTGGATCCAAACACAACTAATAAAAACCTCAGTCTGTCTGACAGGAACAGGACGATTACTAGCACTCATACAGACCAGCCGTATCCTGCTCATCCGGACAGATTCGATTCTGTAgttcaggtgttgtgtagagaaaGTATATCTGGACGTTGTTACTGGGAGGTTGACTGCATTCAGAATGAACATTTTGGACTATCAGTGTCTTATAAGACCATCAATAGGAAGGGACGCGGCAGTGAGTCTAAGTTTGGACATAATAATCAGTCCTGGATATTGCTTTGTTCTCCCCCCAAATACATATTCCTGCACAATAACATAAAGACTAAACTCATTGTAACATCCAGCTCCTctagaataggagtgtatgtggatcacggTGCAGGaattctgtccttctacagcgtctctgacaaaaTGACCCTTATTCATAAAGtgcacaccacattcactcaaccGCTATATCCTGGGTTTTCACTGAGCAGCAATTCAACAGTGAAATTATATAATGTCACAATATAAATTATACAGATATCCtatcacactgtaaaaagttttcaccagattcaacttacaattttaaggcagctgctaaacttaagtttttaagttgaatcatcTTAAAACtaaaaagtcattttaacttataataaaaattagttgatttaacttgtgagttgaaatgacttaagttgatttaacttaacattttaaggcagctgctaaacttaagtttttaagttgaaaccggAGAAAACTTTTTAGTGACATTGACATATATGTTAATATACCATTTGAAATGAGTAATTGATGGGTTATGGGTCTGTTTTAAATCAAAAATGAATATTACAGCTCAACTATTAGAACTTAAAAGACAAACAATTTTTGAAGTTTAAATCCAAAGCAATAATTAATTCAGAaaaatttcttcttattaaacTTATTCATTTTGTATTCAGTATTCTGATATTTGATGTCATAtttgatgttatttttttttcttgttactGTCAGCTTCATGCAGGGTTGATTTGTATGTTTAAATTGTCATTATTATTCACTGATGTGCTTTGAGtaaattgaatttaattaatAGGGTGTTTTTATGTTACGTCATCAATTTGGAAGTCGGCCATtgtggtggcactgaatgtaaacaatgccaatgAAACAAATGAAATGGGCTTGCCGAAAAAACAAAGAAACTACAGTAATTCACTATGTTGGGATAATAAATAAAAGGCATAATTGTCAGGTCGTCAGTCACGACAATGGCtgttcaagggatagttcacccaaaaatgaaaatttgcaaaGTAAAGGGTGTTTTATTTTGACAAATGCTAAGCAGCGATAGTATTTTCTTAGTTCCAGGTGTGCTAATTAACAGTGCTTTTTAATGCAATACAGATGCTAGATGAAAGAAATGGCATGTAAACTTTTCTGAAAACTGACAGTTCCCCTCAGAGATACATTTATATGAACTCCTACCCCCAATTAATTGTTTAAGAGTTTCTTACAATATTTCACACATTGTGAACAGTCCATCTTCAGCATCTCTGGcctcagttaaagggatagttcacccaataatgaaaatttgatgtttatctgcttacccccagggcatccaaaatgtaggtgactatgtttcttcagaagaacccACACTTTTTAAATGGGCACCAaacttaaaaaagtttaaaaaaaaaaagtgtatgggTGTGTTGATATCTagccgaagagcaagcaaccataactttaaGTATTGTCACtagtcacagggtgtaatttggatttgtctgtgcatgtttttctttttttttttctttttttttttactttaaaaggtttggtgcccattcactgccattaaatgactaacagactgcaacggtttgagttaaaaatcgttgtttgtgttctactgaagaaacaaagtcatctacagcAGGGGCgttgcacgtgccccagtaaaaatatgatgtgccccagtaaaatctcaaatttgagttataatttacattgataatcccaaaataaagacattaaactacatgcaacaactgaattaacgagtaatggggggcctgtgccccagaagagctttaggtctagcaactcccctgatctacagtaggggagagcggggtaagttgtcacacttttCACACTGTCTAACTTTTACTGAGCACCATACACCACAATGTAATAAATGTCTTACCaaatgaaagaaggaagtctCAGGCCCATAATATGTATTCATCACATTTTCATATCTTATCTCATTACGGAGTTGTAGACTGTTGAATGGAGAGTGTGCACTTGTGACAATTTGCCCCATCGGCAGGTAAGTTGTCACACTATATTATCTAAAAATAAGAACACAACTACTTAATTGTGAttgattttaattgttaaattcaaACCAAAACTGGGAATACTAACAATTTTGCCTAGAGAATTTggcaaaaaaacaattatttcaatCCAATACACATTTCAATCAAAACATTAAGTGCCAAGACAACTTTACTTGGAactttaaactcaaatgttcTCTGGCTTGCACATAAATCCATGATAACTGAATGGAATGCTGCAAATAACTGGCTTAACATAATACGTTTAACCTCTGAACAAAACAGAGGCCCTGTATCTAATTAATCAGACTCATCTTCAGTCACAATTCTGGTGCAAGCATCATGGGCCCATTTGTTGCATTTTACCCAGGTCTCTTTTggacaactgtttgaaaatggcTCCACACAGACAAAGCAGAAGCACTTTTCATCATCTGATGATGACTCTTGTATGATTTTTCTTCTTTTACCTGCCTTGTTCTTCGTAGGTccagatccccccccccccccctgcttCCCTTTCTTTTGAAATAGATTTTTGCTTGATTCAGCCTTATTCTGTTCTATTTCTAGTTGCTGCTTCACGGCGTGTCAGTAAGAATTGCTCATATGTGTCGTTTTCTTCCTTTCCACATGTGACGACTTGCCCCAAAATCAATAAGACAACTTGCcccaaactgagatgtatgctAATGTTGGCTAAATGTCAGGGTTAGCTCAACATAGGACGTCAGCTAAAGTATCAAAAGACAGGTTACTGTCTCCtctattttgtgcaaaataataatttttaacatctATACCTAACAAAGTTGTACTGAAGAAAATCTAAAgtgatttgtttttactttttaggtcaaaaaatataaaaattgtgcTCACCTCAGATTATAGCAGTCTTGACCACATATGAACAGGAGGTTGACTATAGAATTAGAAGTCACACAAAGTGGCCATTTCATTTTTTAGATAAAGCCTCTAGGATTGGAGATATGGacagtgtgacaacttacccgtGTGACTActtaccccgctctcccctacatcttggatgtaagcagataaatataaaattttcatttttgggtgaactatcccttttcaCTGATGCCAGAGATGCTGAAGATGGACTGTTTGCGATGCATGAAATATTGGAAGAAACTTCTAAATAATGAATTGGGGGTAGGAGTTTATATAAATCTATCTCTGAGGGGAACTGTCTGTTTTTAGAAAGGTTTACATGCCCTTTTCTTTTTATCTAGCATCTGTATTGCATTATAAAGCAGTGTTAATTAGCGTAGTGCAACTTTAGTACAGCTGGAACCAAGGAAACACTATAGCTGCTTAGCgtttattaactttagtttgtcaaaaaaaaaaaaacacccattgCTTTGCTTTGCTTCAACAACATATTTAATAGTACATTAACCATACAATCAAAGCTATTGTTTACATGCGAGTATCGCCACAATGGCCGCGTATtcccgtaaaaaaaaaaaaaaaacacgttccagtcatatttaaaatttttgaaTGAGCTCGCCCTCACAAAGAAGCAAGAAACCGTTATAATCTGGCGCGAACAGTAGAGCGCCTGCATGAGTCTGACAGGATTTATGATGTAAGGGGTAAGAAACTTTTACTTCACGACGAATATGAAGGAAATTCTGAGAGAAATCTCAGAAAACAGTGTCATTAATATTAAGATGTGGGATAAACTATGATGGAATTAAAAAAACAGCGCTAGTAAAGTCAGTTCTTCAAACCGGTGAATGTTTAGGAAACGTGTAAAAAGAGAAacatgttaaaggagaagttcacttccagaacaaaaatttacagataatgtactcacccccttgtcatccaagatgttcatgtctttctttcttcagtcgtaaagagagttgtgttttttgaggaaaacatttcaggatttctctccatataatggagttATATGGTGCCCCGAGGTTGAACtactaaaatgcagtttaaatgcagcttcaaaggctctaAAACGATCCCAGCTAAAGgaaaagagtcttatctagtgaaacgattggttattttccaaaaaatgacaatttatatactttttaacctcaaatgctagtcttaaatattaaattaaccaCAGCTTATCAAATTTAGTTTGTTGTTGATTGATCAAATgaataaaacactgcaaaata
Above is a genomic segment from Garra rufa chromosome 2, GarRuf1.0, whole genome shotgun sequence containing:
- the LOC141325825 gene encoding tripartite motif-containing protein 16-like encodes the protein MAKSRISVAQDQFVCQICLDLLMDPVTIPCGHNYCMNCITGHWNQENHKGICSCPQCRKAFSPRPDLGKNVMLAEMVEKVKKTKVQDAVPENVKCDVCTGLKNKAVKSCLVCLISYCQIHFNCHEEFHPGKRHKVIEATGRLQEMICQKHNKIQELFCCTDQKCICIQCKMDEHRNHKTVSAAEEKTNLQGHFREMQRTIQQKIQKKEMKLQELTESVASHKRSAQAAVENSEKIFTDLIRSIERSRSEVTQLIKAQERASVSRAQEQLEWLNQEIADLRRKKSELEQLSGTDDHIHLLHNFQSFSLSGSSKLPRIIISSAVSFDEVGKSVSKLRDQIKDYCREAIDNISGTVQHIQIILGPDFETREEYLRYFHQFTLDPNTTNKNLSLSDRNRTITSTHTDQPYPAHPDRFDSVVQVLCRESISGRCYWEVDCIQNEHFGLSVSYKTINRKGRGSESKFGHNNQSWILLCSPPKYIFLHNNIKTKLIVTSSSSRIGVYVDHGAGILSFYSVSDKMTLIHKVHTTFTQPLYPGFSLSSNSTVKLYNVTI